In Oryza brachyantha chromosome 2, ObraRS2, whole genome shotgun sequence, a single window of DNA contains:
- the LOC102711945 gene encoding 39S ribosomal protein L41-A, mitochondrial-like — translation MPLGLILSSLGRSMRRKRLSSLDILSSKRAPRDYYKGKNCKPTGFHTRKGGYVMVDEKLPRFVVPDLTDFKLKPYVSQCARDITGSSTSSTSAETKTSEDKK, via the exons aTGCCGCTGGGACTGATTCTGAGCTCGCTCGGTAGGTCGATGCGGCGGAAGCGGCTGTCCTCGCTCGACATCCTCTCCTCCAAGAGGGCGCCTCGGGATTACTACAAGGGGAAGAACTGCAAGCCCACCGGGTTTCACACCCGCAAAG GTGGATATGTCATGGTGGATGAGAAGCTGCCAAGATTTGTGGTCCCTGACTTGACTGATTTCAAG TTGAAGCCATACGTATCACAATGTGCCAGGGACATCACGGGGTCATCGACATCCTCCACTTCAGCAGAAACTAAAACTAGTGAAGACAAGAAGTGA